One stretch of Streptomyces sp. 135 DNA includes these proteins:
- a CDS encoding ATP-binding protein — protein MNEKTPLPSRREPRERFYRRERQSIPKARAFVRAALNGWGIRERADDITLCVSELATNALLHGVPPGRGFLLLLHLDAGVVRVEVHDSGGGWPRCGGVAKDTDESGRGLLLVAALADKWGVTERDPGKVVWFEISTGSAASC, from the coding sequence GTGAACGAGAAAACTCCTCTCCCCTCCCGGCGGGAGCCGCGCGAACGCTTCTACCGGCGCGAACGCCAGTCCATCCCCAAAGCCCGCGCCTTCGTCCGGGCAGCCCTCAACGGCTGGGGAATCCGGGAACGCGCGGACGACATCACGCTCTGCGTCAGCGAGTTGGCGACCAACGCGCTGCTGCACGGCGTCCCGCCCGGACGCGGATTTCTGCTGCTCCTCCACCTCGACGCCGGCGTCGTCCGCGTCGAGGTGCACGACAGCGGCGGCGGCTGGCCCCGATGCGGCGGTGTCGCAAAGGACACCGACGAATCGGGGCGGGGGCTGCTGCTCGTGGCCGCGCTCGCGGACAAGTGGGGTGTGACGGAGCGCGACCCGGGCAAGGTCGTGTGGTTCGAGATCAGTACGGGTTCGGCCGCTTCCTGCTGA
- a CDS encoding GH92 family glycosyl hydrolase, whose translation MLALALVVAAQGAAVAGPEKPPRAEKEFASSFEGGEAQPDWLNTVETAPGGGKKASGVNGAFSSGLPGSVMDHVTEVRASGENAGSGEVAENLVDGEATSKWLTFATSGWVEFDLKEPAEVVTYALTSANDHAPRDPKDWTLKGSADGKEWKVLDEREGEAFDGRHKTKKYDFANATAYRHYRLDVTANNGAPDIVQLADVQLSVGGAEAPAPEDMLSLVDRGPSGSPTAKSRAGFTGRHALRYAGTHKADGRGYSYNKVFDVNVPVRRNTELGYRVFPSMAEGDLDYAATHVSVDLAFTDGTYLSDLKATDQHGFPLDPRGQGAAKVLYVNQWNNVVSRIGEVARGKTVDRILVAYDAPKGPAKFRGWLDDVSLKEKAPPRPKAHPSDYADTTRGTHSSGGFSRGNTFPATAVPHGFNFWTPVTSAGSLSWLYDYARGNNDDNLPTMQAFGASHEPSPWMGDRQTFQLMPSVDKDTPNASRTKRALPFRHEKETARPHYYGVTFENGLKAEMAPTDHAAMMRFTYPGDDASVIFDNVSEKGGLTLDKEKGIVSGFSDVKSGLSTGATRMFVYGTFDAPVTAGGKPAGGGGGDVTGYLRFAPGKDRTVTLRLATSLISVDQAKANLGQEIPAGTSFDRVKDRAQKQWDAILGKVEVEGASQGQLTTLYSSLYRLYLYPNSGFEKVASAGGRYTYKYASPFSPQTGPDTPTHTGAKIVEGKPYVNNGFWDTYRTTWPAYSLLTPKKAGELVDGFVQQYKDGGWTSRWSSPGYADLMTGTSSDVAFADAYVKGVKFDAKAAYEAALKNATVVPPSAGVGRKGMKTSPFLGYTSSETHEGLSWALEGYLNDYGISRMGEALYKKTGVKRYKEESRYFLDRAREYVNLFDEKAAGAGTAPGFFQGKDAKGKWRVPSDKFDPRVWGHDYTETNAWGYAFTAPQDSRGLANLYGGREKLGEKLDTYFATPETGSAEFAGSYGGVIHEMTEARDVRMGMYGHSNQVAHHVAYMYDAAGQPAKTQEKVREVLARLYTGSEIGQGYHGDEDNGEQSAWYLFSSLGFYPLVMGSGEYAVGSPQFKKMTVHLDNGRDLVVKAPRNSAENVYVQGLKVNGKAWTSTALPHKLIARGGVLEFDMGPKPSAWGSGKNAQPVSITQDDEVPSPRRDVLKGDGALFDDSSATAASSESGAVELPVGKATKAVQYTLTSSTDRAKAPRGWVLEGSADGRTWKRLDERSGESFAWDQQTRVFTVARPGTYGHYRLVPRGSATLAEVELLS comes from the coding sequence ATGCTGGCGCTCGCGCTCGTCGTGGCCGCGCAGGGGGCCGCCGTCGCGGGGCCCGAGAAACCGCCGCGCGCCGAGAAGGAGTTCGCATCCTCGTTCGAGGGGGGCGAGGCGCAGCCCGACTGGCTGAACACCGTGGAGACGGCCCCCGGCGGCGGCAAGAAGGCCTCGGGCGTCAACGGCGCGTTCAGTTCCGGCCTGCCCGGCAGCGTGATGGACCACGTCACCGAGGTCCGGGCCAGCGGCGAGAACGCGGGCTCGGGCGAGGTCGCGGAGAACCTCGTCGACGGCGAGGCCACCAGCAAATGGCTGACGTTCGCGACGTCCGGTTGGGTCGAGTTCGACCTGAAGGAGCCGGCCGAGGTGGTGACGTACGCGCTGACGTCCGCCAACGACCACGCCCCGCGCGACCCCAAGGACTGGACCCTGAAGGGCTCCGCCGACGGCAAGGAGTGGAAGGTCCTCGACGAGCGCGAGGGCGAGGCCTTCGACGGCCGGCACAAGACGAAGAAGTACGACTTCGCCAACGCCACGGCGTACCGCCACTACCGCCTGGACGTCACGGCCAACAACGGCGCGCCCGACATAGTGCAACTGGCCGATGTGCAGCTGTCGGTGGGCGGCGCCGAGGCACCCGCCCCCGAGGACATGCTGAGCCTGGTGGACCGGGGCCCCAGCGGTTCGCCCACCGCCAAGTCGCGGGCCGGGTTCACGGGCAGGCACGCGCTGCGCTATGCGGGCACCCACAAGGCCGACGGCCGCGGGTACTCGTACAACAAGGTCTTCGACGTGAACGTGCCGGTGCGGCGGAACACCGAGCTGGGCTACCGCGTCTTCCCCTCGATGGCCGAGGGCGACCTCGACTACGCGGCGACGCACGTCTCCGTGGACCTGGCGTTCACCGACGGCACCTATCTGAGTGACCTCAAGGCCACGGACCAGCACGGCTTCCCGCTGGACCCGCGCGGCCAGGGCGCCGCCAAGGTGCTCTACGTCAACCAGTGGAACAACGTCGTCTCGCGGATCGGCGAGGTCGCGCGCGGCAAGACGGTCGACCGGATCCTCGTCGCGTACGACGCGCCGAAGGGCCCGGCGAAGTTCCGCGGCTGGCTGGACGACGTGTCGTTGAAGGAGAAGGCCCCGCCGAGGCCCAAGGCGCACCCCTCCGACTACGCGGACACCACCCGTGGCACCCACTCCAGCGGCGGCTTCTCGCGCGGCAACACCTTCCCGGCGACGGCGGTCCCGCACGGCTTCAACTTCTGGACGCCGGTGACCAGCGCGGGCTCCCTGAGCTGGCTGTACGACTACGCGCGCGGCAACAACGACGACAACCTGCCGACGATGCAGGCGTTCGGCGCGAGTCACGAGCCTAGCCCGTGGATGGGCGACCGGCAGACGTTCCAGCTGATGCCGTCCGTCGACAAGGACACCCCGAACGCCTCGCGGACCAAGCGGGCGCTGCCCTTCCGGCACGAGAAGGAGACGGCGCGCCCGCACTACTACGGCGTGACGTTCGAGAACGGCCTCAAGGCCGAGATGGCGCCGACCGACCACGCCGCGATGATGCGGTTCACCTATCCGGGTGACGACGCGAGCGTGATCTTCGACAACGTCTCGGAGAAGGGCGGTCTCACCCTCGACAAGGAGAAGGGGATCGTCTCCGGTTTCTCGGACGTCAAGTCCGGCCTGTCGACGGGCGCCACGCGCATGTTCGTGTACGGGACCTTCGACGCGCCGGTCACCGCGGGCGGCAAGCCGGCGGGCGGCGGTGGCGGTGACGTCACCGGCTACCTGCGTTTCGCCCCCGGCAAGGACCGCACGGTCACCCTCCGTCTCGCCACGTCCCTGATCAGTGTGGACCAGGCGAAGGCCAACCTCGGCCAGGAGATCCCCGCGGGCACCTCCTTCGACCGCGTCAAGGACCGCGCCCAGAAGCAGTGGGACGCGATCCTCGGCAAGGTGGAGGTGGAGGGCGCGAGCCAGGGTCAGCTGACGACGCTGTACTCGTCGCTGTACCGGCTGTACCTGTACCCCAACTCGGGCTTCGAGAAGGTCGCTTCAGCGGGCGGCAGGTACACGTACAAGTACGCCTCGCCCTTCTCCCCGCAGACCGGCCCGGACACCCCGACGCACACCGGCGCGAAGATCGTCGAGGGCAAGCCGTACGTCAACAACGGCTTCTGGGACACCTACCGGACGACGTGGCCCGCGTACTCCCTCCTCACGCCGAAGAAGGCGGGCGAGCTGGTCGACGGGTTCGTGCAGCAGTACAAGGACGGCGGCTGGACCTCGCGCTGGTCGTCGCCGGGCTACGCGGACCTGATGACGGGCACCTCCTCGGACGTCGCGTTCGCCGACGCGTACGTCAAGGGCGTGAAGTTCGACGCGAAGGCCGCGTACGAGGCCGCGCTGAAGAACGCGACGGTGGTGCCGCCGAGCGCGGGCGTCGGCCGCAAGGGCATGAAGACCTCGCCGTTCCTCGGCTACACGAGCAGCGAGACGCACGAGGGCCTGTCGTGGGCGCTGGAGGGCTACCTCAACGACTACGGCATCTCCCGCATGGGCGAGGCGCTCTACAAGAAGACGGGCGTCAAGCGCTACAAGGAGGAGTCGCGGTACTTCCTCGACCGCGCCCGGGAGTACGTGAACCTCTTCGACGAGAAGGCGGCGGGCGCCGGCACGGCCCCCGGCTTCTTCCAGGGCAAGGACGCCAAGGGCAAGTGGCGCGTCCCCTCCGACAAGTTCGACCCGCGCGTGTGGGGTCACGACTACACGGAGACCAACGCCTGGGGCTACGCCTTCACGGCCCCGCAGGACTCGCGCGGCCTCGCCAACCTCTACGGCGGCCGCGAGAAGCTGGGCGAGAAGCTGGACACGTACTTCGCGACGCCCGAGACCGGCTCCGCCGAGTTCGCGGGCTCGTACGGGGGCGTCATCCACGAGATGACGGAGGCACGCGACGTCCGCATGGGCATGTACGGCCACTCCAACCAGGTCGCCCACCACGTGGCGTACATGTATGACGCGGCCGGGCAGCCGGCCAAGACGCAGGAGAAGGTCCGCGAGGTCCTCGCCCGCCTCTACACCGGCAGCGAGATCGGCCAGGGCTACCACGGCGACGAGGACAACGGCGAGCAGTCCGCCTGGTACCTCTTCTCCTCGCTCGGCTTCTACCCGCTGGTGATGGGCAGCGGTGAATACGCCGTCGGCTCACCGCAGTTCAAGAAGATGACCGTGCACCTGGACAACGGCCGCGACCTGGTCGTCAAGGCGCCGAGGAACAGCGCGGAGAACGTGTACGTGCAGGGGCTCAAGGTCAACGGCAAGGCCTGGACGTCGACCGCGCTCCCCCACAAGCTGATCGCGCGCGGCGGGGTCCTGGAGTTCGACATGGGCCCGAAGCCGTCGGCGTGGGGTTCCGGCAAGAACGCCCAGCCGGTGTCGATCACCCAGGACGACGAGGTGCCGTCGCCGAGGCGGGACGTCCTCAAGGGCGACGGCGCGCTCTTCGACGACTCCTCGGCCACGGCGGCCTCTTCGGAGTCGGGAGCCGTGGAGCTCCCGGTCGGCAAGGCGACCAAGGCGGTGCAGTACACGCTGACGTCGTCCACCGACAGGGCGAAGGCGCCGCGCGGCTGGGTGCTGGAAGGCTCCGCCGACGGCCGCACGTGGAAGCGGCTGGACGAGCGCTCCGGTGAATCCTTCGCCTGGGACCAGCAGACGCGGGTGTTCACGGTGGCGCGTCCGGGGACGTACGGGCACTACCGGCTGGTGCCGCGCGGCTCCGCGACCCTCGCGGAGGTGGAGCTGCTCAGCTGA
- a CDS encoding helix-turn-helix transcriptional regulator → MSSPRRRSRRNASAMRMVGALLAIHREAAGYTQKSLAERFVIGEEQIASIEQGRRPLKMDLAVQLDALLGTNRTLETAVDHMPEVDLIPRWAEEYLDREREAIAISSYENQVLPGQLQTRAYAQAVFRSRVPVFDEDEIEQHVAKRMERQEILHRKVPPTTSFVVWEAVLHDRLGGQQVYVEQLRRLREYADLPGLALQVLPFGRTTHAALDGPFVLLETPEHQRLAYTETQRGSHLIADPDEVAILTQKCAMLRTQALNPEDTRDLLDRLLGEQ, encoded by the coding sequence ATGAGCAGCCCACGGCGACGATCACGCAGGAATGCCTCGGCGATGAGGATGGTGGGCGCACTGCTCGCCATCCACCGGGAGGCGGCGGGGTACACACAGAAGTCACTGGCCGAGCGTTTCGTCATCGGCGAGGAGCAGATCGCCTCCATCGAACAGGGACGGCGCCCTCTGAAGATGGACTTGGCGGTGCAGTTGGACGCGCTGCTGGGCACGAACCGGACGCTGGAGACCGCCGTCGACCACATGCCGGAGGTGGATCTGATCCCTCGGTGGGCGGAGGAGTATCTGGACCGGGAGCGGGAGGCGATCGCGATCTCGTCATACGAGAACCAGGTACTGCCTGGGCAGTTGCAGACCCGCGCTTACGCCCAGGCGGTCTTCCGCAGTCGCGTACCGGTCTTCGACGAGGACGAGATCGAGCAGCACGTCGCAAAGCGCATGGAGCGCCAAGAAATCCTCCACCGCAAGGTCCCGCCGACGACCAGCTTCGTGGTCTGGGAGGCGGTCCTGCACGACCGTCTGGGCGGTCAGCAGGTGTACGTCGAGCAGCTGCGCCGCCTGCGTGAGTACGCCGACCTCCCGGGGCTTGCCCTCCAGGTTCTACCGTTCGGGCGCACCACCCATGCAGCTCTCGACGGCCCGTTTGTGCTGCTTGAGACACCAGAACACCAGCGACTCGCCTACACCGAGACCCAGCGCGGAAGTCACCTGATCGCTGATCCGGACGAGGTGGCGATCCTGACGCAGAAATGTGCGATGCTGCGGACACAGGCCCTAAATCCGGAGGACACCAGGGACCTGTTGGACCGTCTTCTAGGAGAGCAATGA
- a CDS encoding carbohydrate ABC transporter permease yields the protein MTTTATAAPRPDSAAAPRGEKESGGTLNVFSHAFLVLWVVLAAGPLIWVALTAFRPSAEILSDPMGWPAAFHWENFTNAWSKADIGRYTVNSLVILCGSLTGTMLLGSMAAYVIARFTFPGNRFIFMLFAGGMMFPVILALVPLFAVMENFGLLDTRPGLMIAYIAYSLPFTTFFLTSFFRTLPTGVQEAAMVDGASHTRTFFQIMLPMAKPGLVSIGIFNFLGQWNQYLLPLLLNNEEEKNYVLPQGLASLAVSQGYRGDWGALFAGLTIAMLPVLVVYAVFQRQVQAGLASGALK from the coding sequence ATGACCACGACCGCCACCGCCGCGCCCCGCCCCGACAGCGCCGCCGCACCCCGCGGCGAGAAGGAGTCGGGCGGCACCCTCAACGTCTTCTCGCACGCCTTCCTCGTCCTGTGGGTGGTCCTGGCGGCCGGGCCCCTGATCTGGGTCGCGCTCACCGCGTTCCGGCCCTCGGCCGAGATCCTCAGCGACCCGATGGGCTGGCCGGCCGCGTTCCACTGGGAGAACTTCACCAACGCCTGGAGCAAAGCCGACATCGGCCGGTACACCGTCAATTCGCTGGTCATCCTCTGCGGTTCGCTGACCGGCACCATGCTGCTCGGCTCCATGGCGGCCTACGTCATCGCCCGCTTCACCTTCCCCGGCAACCGCTTCATCTTCATGCTGTTCGCGGGCGGCATGATGTTCCCGGTCATCCTCGCGCTCGTCCCGCTCTTCGCCGTCATGGAGAACTTCGGGCTCCTCGACACCCGGCCGGGCCTGATGATCGCGTACATCGCCTACTCGCTGCCCTTCACCACCTTCTTCCTGACCTCCTTCTTCCGCACGCTGCCGACCGGCGTGCAGGAGGCGGCGATGGTCGACGGGGCCTCGCACACCCGCACGTTCTTCCAGATCATGCTCCCGATGGCCAAGCCGGGCCTGGTCAGCATCGGCATCTTCAACTTCCTCGGCCAGTGGAACCAGTACCTGCTTCCGCTGCTGCTCAACAACGAGGAGGAGAAGAACTACGTGCTGCCGCAGGGACTCGCCTCGCTCGCGGTCTCCCAGGGCTACCGCGGGGACTGGGGCGCGCTCTTCGCGGGCCTGACCATCGCCATGCTCCCGGTGCTCGTCGTGTACGCCGTCTTCCAGCGACAGGTACAGGCCGGTCTGGCCTCCGGAGCGCTCAAGTGA
- a CDS encoding sugar ABC transporter permease gives MPPGLTPRRVRYDRRYRTLDKYRFIVGFLAVPLAFYALFVVSPFLQAIYYSFTDWSGGPVANFIGFDNYRKMWDDVRFWDSLQVSALLLVVAPLLTLVLGMFFAYMITAGGRHRRGKAIAGVAGSSFYKVVYFFPQVLSVSIIAVVWGRVFNTNSGLINGGLEKAGIDGPAWLGGDETLALIALLTVISWSFVGFYVVLFSAAMGAIPKDIHEAALLDGAGRARSFFGVTLPLIWDTVRTGWIYMGIQALDTFAICLVMVPPHVLKVTPVFLYERFRDGQYGYATSIGVVLLVLSVAFSLIVMRVGNRDRIEY, from the coding sequence CTGCCGCCCGGCCTCACCCCGAGGCGCGTCCGCTACGACCGGCGCTACCGCACGCTCGACAAGTACCGCTTCATCGTGGGCTTCCTGGCCGTGCCGCTCGCCTTCTACGCGCTGTTCGTCGTCTCGCCGTTCCTCCAGGCGATCTACTACTCCTTCACCGACTGGTCCGGCGGCCCGGTCGCGAACTTCATCGGGTTCGACAACTACCGGAAGATGTGGGACGACGTCCGTTTCTGGGACTCGCTCCAGGTCAGCGCGCTCCTGCTGGTCGTCGCACCCCTCCTGACGCTCGTACTCGGCATGTTCTTCGCCTACATGATCACCGCGGGCGGCCGGCACCGCAGGGGCAAGGCCATCGCGGGCGTCGCCGGCTCGTCCTTCTACAAGGTCGTCTACTTCTTCCCGCAGGTGCTGTCCGTCTCCATCATCGCCGTGGTGTGGGGGCGCGTCTTCAACACCAACAGCGGCCTGATCAACGGCGGTCTGGAGAAGGCCGGCATCGACGGGCCCGCCTGGCTCGGCGGCGACGAGACCCTCGCCCTGATCGCGCTGCTCACCGTCATCAGCTGGAGCTTCGTCGGCTTCTACGTCGTGCTGTTCTCCGCGGCGATGGGGGCCATCCCCAAGGACATCCACGAGGCCGCGCTCCTGGACGGCGCGGGCCGCGCCCGCAGCTTCTTCGGCGTCACGCTCCCGCTGATCTGGGACACGGTGCGCACCGGCTGGATCTACATGGGCATCCAGGCGCTCGACACCTTCGCGATCTGCCTCGTGATGGTGCCGCCGCACGTCCTCAAGGTGACCCCGGTCTTCCTCTACGAACGCTTCCGTGACGGCCAGTACGGCTACGCCACGTCCATCGGCGTCGTCCTCCTCGTCCTGAGCGTGGCGTTCTCCCTGATCGTCATGCGGGTCGGGAACCGCGACCGGATCGAATACTGA